AAAGTCAGCTAAACCTTTTTTGTTTCCAACACAATCCGGCCCGACAGACAAACACAACATTCGATTAAAAGTTCCTACATAATCAAAGAAATGCAGTACATGCCCAACTAGCTCAGACATCCATCAACTGCCGTAAAAGCAACATTCTTTTCCACCGCAGCTCACCCCCactgaagccatcatcatcacacATCCACAACAAGAACAGATGCAGTTTTCTCCATACCAGGCAAGAATCCTGACCAAGAACTGACGGCAAGGGAAAAGGGAGAAAAGGGCGTTACCTTTCCAACCGAAGTCTCTCCGGGATCCGGAAGCCAGAAGAGCAGCAGACGCGACCAGAGCCAGACAAAAGCAGAGAAGAACTTGTGGACTGCGGAGGGAGGAGGGCCGCCTCTCTCTGAGCCACCAGGCAGTCCAGCCAGCCTCGTTTTATAGCGACGAGGAGACGCGGAGCTGCCTCCAGTTAAGGCCAATCAATCAGCGCATCCATCCAAACCTCTCGCTGTCACCCGCTACAGGTCCCCTCCCTCGCCCGCCCACGAGTGGATGGATCCCGTCGACGTCGGCGGGAATAATAAATCCGATCCGGGATCCCGTCCCTGTCTCGTGCTCCTCGGAATCTTGCGGGCGGGCCGGCGAGGTGGTGCCGGGCGATTGGATTTGCGGGGAGTTTCGCCCGTGCCGGTCGCTCGTGTCTGGCGTGCGGGGTTCCTCCTGCCGGCCCCGCCGATGGGAATGGCGGGTGGAAGACGGCCGGCGGTGTGGCCGCTGCCCGGAGCCTCGCATTTCCGGTGGCAACGGGCGCGACAGCGCCAGCCGAACCAACAGCGTCTTTGTTTAGTACAACACACGTGTTCTCTGCTAAAAAGACGACCAAGAGTATGGCTACGTATTGTCAACGTAAAAACGTATTCTGGAGAGGGCGAAAGCGCATTGGAAACGTATTATGGGGTGACGGCGTGAGGGAGGGACGGACGGACGGAGTGGGTGGGTGGCCCGGCCCAGTTGCCCACCTACCAGAGACGGAGACGCGACGCCTCCACACGACGCGTCCCGAGCCGGACCACCCCACCCCATCGCACCCGCACCTCAATTCCCCtcccgaccccctcctcctccgccgccgccgccatggcgggGCTCGCCGACGAGTTCTTCCTCGGCATCGACGAGGACGGGCCGGGGTCGCTCGGGGAGCCCTCCTACCTCTCCTTCTCCGACGCCTTCGAGGAGGAGGAGCACCACTTCACCCACTCCGACATCTCCCCCAACTTCGACATCGAATCTCAAACCCTAACCCCCGCCCCGGGCTCCCCCTTCTCCTTCGACTCCGACCACGACCTCGACCTGGACCTCAGCCTCGGCCTCGGCCGCCTCTCGCCGTCCTTCCTCCGGATGCGCAgcccctccccggcccgctccccGCCCTTCTGGGACTGCCTCGAGGAGGACCTCGCCGACGACCTCGCGGACGGCCTCGAGTGGGAGGAGATCGCCgacgccgccgacgccgacgccggagACGCCTCCGTCCCTgggggcggcggtgggtgcggggcgggaggaggaggcggagggggcgacgccgATGCCGACGTGTTCGGCTTCCTCAGCGAGCGGGAGATCCTGGGCGTCATGGAGGGGATCGACAGCGGGGAGGACGAGTCCATGTTCTCCGACGAGCCGCCCTTTGATTTCGGCGACGAGGGCCCGGAGCTCGACGACATATTCCGGAGCGTCGGCTGGGAGGTGCTGCCGGTGCCGCTGGATGAAGACGAGTTCGAGGTGCTGCCGGGGCATATGGCGGACGTGacggtggggggcgcgccacctgcGGCTCGGGCAGCGGTGGAGCGGCTCCAGGTGGTGGCGATCAGTGGGGAGGAGGCCGCACAGGGATGCGCTGTGTGCAAGGACGGGATCGTGCAGGGGGAGCTCGCCACGTGGCTGCCGTGTGCACACTTCTACCATGGGGCGTGCATTGGGCCATGGCTCGCCATACGCAACTCATGCCCGGTGTGCCGTTACGAGCTGCCCACTGATGACCCTGACTATGAGCAGCGGCGGGCCAGGCGGCGTTCTGCTGGTGGCTCCACAGCACAGTTGGGCACACCTATGCAGATGTGAGCATGGGTTCCTTggtggcatctcttggttgcaatTCCATCCAAGTTATGTGAGAAACCTCACACTCTTGACTTGCTCAGTTAGGATGCTTGGAGGTTGCTAGGGCCATGCTTCTTTGGTTTTTAAGTGTCGATTGATGTAGCGGTTCTGAACTTCTGATTGGGACTTGATTGGTAAGAACAATTGTTAGAGCTTCTGTATATATGTCGTGCTGCTTCAATAACACAGAAAACCAATTCACTCTCTCGATGCTTGTTTTATTCGTATTGTTTGTGACAAATCAATTAGTATTTTCTTCTACTGGAATACTGCTTTTCTTATTGCATCAGTTACCGGCATCGTGATATCATAAACACCATTGTAGAAGACTCTTTTGTACTACAAATCTCAATCTGGTATGCTTTAATCAAACCTTAGTGTTGCTCTTCTGTACTTGGATGTAATTTCTTTGTGGTGATGCTACTGATGTGAGCTTCTCTGCTGCACTACAAGTACTGTAGGTTTTAATTAGCACACAATACCAGTTTGCTGGAAGTTAAAATGAGAAACCTCACTCGGTGACTGATCAGTTAGGATACTTCGAGGTCACTAGTCGTACTATTTGGTTTGAAGTGTTGATGTAACTGTTCCGATTGGGAGTTGAATGGTAAGAATAACCGTTAGTGCTTCTGCATATATGTCATGCTGCTTCGGTAATACAGAGAAGTTTCTTAGTCACCGAAATCTTGTCTAATTTGTATTGGTTGTGGCAGAACTTTCTTCTACTGGCCTACTGCTTTGCTTACTGCATGATTTACTGCCATCATAGTTACAGAAATATCTTTATAGATGTTAGCATGCTACTCTCTGTACCAAGACTGCCCTGTACTAGAAATTTCAATCTAGTTTTCTTTAATTAGACCTGTGAGTTACTTTTCTGTACTGGGAGTATAGTAGTATATATCATTTCTGTAAGGTGAGCTTCTCTGCTGCACTGTAAGTACTGTGGTCCTTTAACTAGCACACAATACCAACTGGTGGTGTTTAGCAGTACCAAACAAGCAATCAAAGTTCCGTTACGTTTGGAGTggttggtactccctccgtaaagaaatataagagcgtttagatcactaggcCGGTAGATCGTTGTGCTTGTGCTGAAAGTCAACATGGCCCTTCCAAAAATGGAAGAGTTGGTTACCGATTCTTATTTACTCGTTTATATTCGGCAATAGATAAGTCGTCAAAGTTCTGTTACATCTGGGAAGCAAAGTACAGTTAGATCCATGTGCAGGGAACATGCTGGAGAAACCATCTTTTATCAGAATATATGGGATGAAGCGTACCTTAGTTGCTTATTGGATATATGAAAACGACGACACGGCATGGCAGTTGCTTGGAATTTTTTTATCTTGGCACTCGCTAGTTATTCATTGAGACCAGCAAGTGCTTCTATGTTCATTTATTTGCCATGCTATTTTCTTCAGGCTACTGTGCGGTGTTCATAGTGTGCGTCTTAAGTGGAAAACTGAAAGGGGAGGTTACCTGACCAATCACAGTGAACCATCGGATTTTTCAATTCGTTTTGCAAGATTTTTTGATGTAGACGGCACTCCATAATTTCCATGGTTTGACTGGTTGTCCAATTCTTGTTACCATAACCGGTTATCGAATTGTTTCTAATAAGTGTTACTGCACTTGCTCTTGTTCCCAGTCTTGTTCTCTTGAGCTAAAATCCGAAGCTGGCCATATTGGGCTGACGATATTTTCCGAAATCGCCTTGCGATCCGTGGTCTCTGCTGAACACGGCTAACACGCGTCTGCTGCAAGTTCGGCCTGGAACAGCTTATGGCCAATTTTCCGTTCCTGGTTCAGAAATACTGCCAGTTTTTGTTGCCCTGTTCAGGGTGGCATGGATGCAAACTTGCCGTCCTTCCATTGTGTTGATGCATTTCAAGGTTTCAGTCCTTTATCCTGTGTTGTGATTCTTGGTTCAGGCAGGCTACAGAATGCATCGGTGCCCAGGTAAGGCCTAAACTCTTATGCACACATGATGCCGGTCTGATCGCTGGTGTTTCGCACGTGGAGATAGAAGTGGCGCACGCTGATCGCTTAGTGCTGATGCCCCTAACAACTGAAGGTTGGCACTTTGACATGCCGCCGCCATCTTGTCCTGAACGGAGGAGGTGTCTGACGCGCAACATCTTCTGAATCTCTCTTGGACACTGGTTACTCTTCCTGTTGACCGGATGGAGCGACTAGATGGTCTATGGCGAGTTGGCTGCCGGTGTGCGGCGGCTGGCCGGCGTTTGACGTCGCTGTCGCCGGCAGCGGGACAACACCAAGGCCACCATCGATCATTCGACAGTGGGACTGTAGGAGCGTCACTCAAGAAAGATCGATGTTGCAGCCAACGAAGTTAACTTATACGGAGTAGTGGTTCACTGAAGCAGGAGTGAGCAATTTCAAGAGCCCGATCGATGAAAACACAATCCAGCTACATAATATTCACACGCCCGGTAATTAATCTCCTCATGGTTATGGCATATATCATCGTCCTGGTGTATACTACGGTCGCGATCGCATGTGTTACGTACGTCGGATCCTACGGCGTTCTTGCGGcggcggcctcgtcgccggcgtctCGATCGGCGGCCTCCTCCTCGGCGGCGAGCCTCCCCCGCAGGCGGCGCAGCTCCTCCCGGAGCCGCGCGTTGTCCCGGGCCACCTGCGCGTGCCTGGCCTCGGCGCGGTTGAGCTCCACGACGAGCCGCTGGTTGGCCGCCCGCAGCTCCGCGGCGCACGCCGACAGCTCGTCCAgctgcctccgccgccgcatcCGCGACCGCCGCGCCGACTCGCGGTTCGACGCCAGCCGCCTCGCCTTCCTCGTCTCGCTCACGGCGTCGGCGACGTGGCTCAGGCCGCTGCCGCACGACGGCGGGCCGCGGCCATTGTCGCcagccccgccgctgccgccgaccaACCACCCGTCGACGAGGTCCACGTCGACGTCGTGCGGGTGCGGCGGCAGGTAGGACGTCGGGAGGCCGACGAAACCGGCCGACTGGTACGCCAGCGCGGCGAGCTCTTGCTGCATGGCCGGCGCCGCCGCGAACTCGCAGATCACagtgctcctgctgctgctacggAGGTTGCTATGTATACAGAAGGCCACTCTCTCACTCTCCGGCGTCGTCGAATGGATGGAGGGAAGGAGGAAAAGGCTGCGAGCTGCCGCTTTAAACCGCGCGCGAAAAGGGAGAGCCCACCCACTGGCATGCACCGCCGATGCGGTCAGCAAGCTTTGCCCCTTTCGGAGCCCCATCGCCATTGCGTCTGCGCTTTGATATTACCTATCCCGATGGTTTTTCTGGGATCCGTCGCTGTCCGCGGTTCGGTTGCGGTAATTTGCCAGCAGCATAGAGATGATAGATCGTCGTCGTCGTCAAGATAGGCTTAGTTTCTCCTTGTTTCGGAAACGTTCTTCCCGTGCGGTGTCGACCGGGAGAAGTCGCCGCGCTTCCTCTTTTGCTGGGAGAATTTTGCCAAGGCTGGCTGCATTGAATCGTAGATCACCAATTCACCATCGAGAGGCGTCGTTTTCTTGGCGGTTGTATAGGTTAAACCGTGGAGTCTGAACATCTTGCATTGTTAGTTTCCGTTACTGAGTTGGCTGGCTGTGGAGTATAGACTAGGATTTTTTTTCCTCCTATAAATATACTCGGTGTGCAGAAACGGAGGGTCTTCAGCCAAACTTTTCTGTTGTCGTGGCGAAGTGGCAACGCGATGGAACTGCCCTTTAGGCCTTTTTTCTTTGCGCATACAAGATATTGGAACGATAAGAGCACTGTATAGTGACGCCACACAGTACTAGTATAAACAAGGTTAGATGCCAGGACACCAGCCGCTGTTTGGCCATCACTTGGACTTGGGTGCGTGATGCAGCGTTAGAGGTTTATGGTACTGTTTGGTCAGTCCCGCCTCGTGTAGAGAGACCTTGTTAGTGAGTGCTCTTGATCTAATGCCTTCCGGTTAGGTCCATAGAGAGCTTGGCTTTATCTACAACCTCAAGAAAATATGGTGCCGGTTTATGCGGATATCTTGATCTTAATACAAATCTTAGCTTCGACCTTCGACTATATAAATATAAGTCTATAATAACTGATGGCTGACGGTCCCACTCGCAAGATACTACTCCTTTCGATCCAAAACAAGTGTCATGGCTTAAACCGGGACATttattttggatcagagggagtactatatGACATGCGCAGTAGCATGCACATATTTCCTGCGCGTTTGCTAATTTTAGGATCGGTCAGTCAAATTCTTAGAGTAAAGAGGTAGCACACAAGGCTGAAAATAGGTAGGttgtgtgtaacgccccgagaccgatgtgccaggtgtcgttcagttattcgttgttgttgtcttgtctttggcttgcgtgttgcatttcatcatgtcatcatgtgcattgcatcatcatgttttcaaaacttgcatccgtcccggtctccacgttccttccgttgtccgttctgagcccaaccacacttgcacgcgcccgcggcatgtccaagatagtattttattagtggccggaaaatgttctcagaatgggatgagagttgtcgtgcggtcttattatagtgtaggtagaccgcctgtcaagtttcatcgcattcggagttcgtttgacgccccaacggataactatagcgtcagtatagccggtctaacgtcggacgttttcggtctcccgaaacagtcgccgggcctctctctctcttctcttctctcagctcgagaccgtctacacagctcactactcaccgtcaggccctacctaacctctctcgccagcccgcgaccctcctcgcgctagcccgaaagctgtcccggacccgactcggacagtcgttaccgctgtgtccggatcatccccaaacatctacaaaatatcatcgttttatttattggactctttAGCATATTTATTCTCATCTGTCGGATTTCGATCCGATGATCCACATCCCTCTCTTTTCGCCGACATGCTATATATAGCCCCAACCCTAAATCCTAGGGATCCGTCCCATCcatcccatcgccgccgccgcaatcttctttctcCTTGTTTTTAGCGCTGAGCCAGCCAGCCACTTTCTCCTTGATCCAAATCCCCCCCCTCACGATCCAGCCCCATGCTTACACCGCCGCAGCCCGCAACCGGCCCGTCTGGGTCGATCTAGGCCCGAGGTGCCAGTGTTGCGCCGCCACCGTTCGCCATCCTCCTGCCCCGAGCGGGATCGAGGAGATGAGCTCCAGATCGAGCTCTtggagccgcccgaccccgccctCATCAGCGGCCTTGCTGGAGCCGCCACCGAAGGACACCCAGGCCGGACCCCGCCGCCctgttcctctcctcctccctctgattctccctcgtcttcctctctcacACCCCTCTCTCCTGCAGGagctccgccatggccgcccgATGGAGCTCGCCGCCGTGCCTCCTCCGGCTAGATCTAGGCTGGAGCTACCTGGATCCGCCGCCCTCGCATCCATCCCCATCGTCTGCCGGAATGCCCCACCGTCGATGCGCCACCCCCCCCACCGGTCGTCGCCGTTCCTGCCTGCCAGCGTGTGCGCATGCGAGCACAGGCACGTCTCCCGCGCGTGGGCCTCGGCCCACCGCTCGCGTTGAACCCAGCCTCCCAAGGCCCAACAGCctccagccgggccaaggcccgaTGTGAGCTTTCCCCTCCAGATCCCTGTTCTTCTTGGGCCGGCCTCTGTTTCGGCCCGCATGTGTTTTTTTTCAGCGCCTGGGATTTAGCTATTATTCCTGAGACAGCAGTTTTGCAGTATAGCcctcctagttcatgcatttaataactcactaaccgtgcatcggattaaaatgaattatatatgaaacttgctcagaattttgtgtagattaataatatccaactttcatctatgtttaaaatgattaaaatgttgtttgcattaatttgctcctatgccatgctaaaatgctttatttcataactaaataaccgtagctccgaattaaataaactttatatgtaaatggggtagaattttgcctagtttatcatggtgacctttatttgcatttaaaacaactataaaattgtgtttagggcagaacaggacctaatctaaaatatgcatatggggagtttccggaattgttgttcgttgctttcggcctcatttaaacttgactagataggtagttttactttgcttcaccctcttgccatgttaaccaacatttaatattgttgagtacataaacgagatcaaactaaataacttgttgtggtgtttcgtcaatatgcaactcgttgcatattgatctccacttaacttgtagtattgtttgttgcactttcccatgccatgcctcattaaatcggacatgcatcatacttgattgtgcatcatgccatgttgatgtgctggttgtttactatgttgtttgtttcttttcgggttgcttctctcgttagcttcggtttcgttccggagttgtgaggattcgttcgtctacgaccgattgtcttcttcttggactcgttcttcttccttgcgggatttcaggcaagatgatcataccctcgaaatcactaatatctttgctatgctagtttgctcgctcttttactatgccattgctatgatgcctaccacttgcttgtcagccacccaaattgccatgttcagcctctaacccaccaatgtcctagcaaaccgttgattggctatgttaccgctttgctcagcccctcttatagcgttgttagttgcaggtgaagatcgaagtttgttccttgttggaacatggagatgttgttccttgttggaacatgtttacttgttgggatatcacaatatatcttacttaattaatgcatctatatacttggtaaagggtggaaggctcggccttatgcctggtgttttgttccactcttgccgccctagtttccgtcatatcggtgttatgttcccggattttgcgtcccttacgcggttgggctataatgggaaccccttgacagttcgccttaagtaaagcttctccagcaatgcccaacattggttttaccatttgccacctagcctttttcccttgggagtcgcacatcccgagggtcatctttatcttaacccccccgggccagtgcttgtctaagtgttggtccgaactagagtcctgtgcagcgccccctcggggcaactcgaggtttgattttagttgtacggagcgctcatctgagtgtgccctgagaaagagatatgtgcagctcctatcgggatttgtcggcacattcgggcggtgttgctggtttagttttaccctgtcgaaatgtcttgttgtaccgggataccgagtctaatcggagtgtctcgggtggaggtctattccttcgttgaccgtgagagcttgtcatgggctaagctgggacccccctgcagggattgaactttcgaaagccgtgcccgcggttatgggcagatgggaatttgttaacgtccggttgtagaaaacccgaagttgaccttaattaaaatacatcaaccgtgtgtgtaaccgtgatggtctctttccggcggagtccgggaagtgaacacggttgttggagttatgcttgacgtaggtagtccaggatcacttcttgatcatacttttatcgaccgtgctttgccttctcttctcgctctcatttgcgtatgttagccaccatatatgctagtcgcttgctgcagctccacctcattactccatccttcctattagcttaaatagtcttgatctcgcgggtgcgagattgctgagtccccgtggctcacagatacttccaaaaccagtttgcaggtgcctatgttaccgagcaggagacgcaaccaagctcaaggaggagctcgatgaagatcttgccctttgtgctGTTTcattttagttgatcagtagtggagcccagttggggtcgatcggggacctttgtcgcatttggggttcttcttttattttggtttcgtagtcggaccgtgagtgtatttggttgttgtaatgctttattcatgtatttgtgtgaagtggcgattgtaagccagctatgtatctctttcccttatgtattacatgggttgtgtgaagattacctcacttgcgacattgctttcaatgcggttatgcctctaagtcgtgcttcgacacgtgggagatatatccgcatcgaAGGCGTTACATTGTGCTACTGATAAGGCTTACTTTGCCTGTTCAAGGCAGTACAACATAATATCTTTGTATACATGTCATTAGGTTTTAACTAGGTCCCCTAGCTAGGGTTGCTTAGTTCATGCTTATCACAAGCTCTTGTTTGCTTACCTACTAATGCCATTAGCTGCTATACTTTAAAAAATAAATCCAGCCTGGTGTGTCACATTCTAGGAGCGAAGACAATTGGGCATGCCTAAAGCAGAAACTCGTGGAGGAACAAAAAGGTATATGGGGTAGTCAAGATATGTCTAAAGCAAGAGGTTGCTAATCAGACGGCAATAATTGTTTGTGGCGACTCTTGTTGACCATCAGCTTTTGGAACACCAACCTGTCTTCTCTCTTAATTAATTTATTTACTTAACAAAGGTAAGCACTACATGTTCATGGCCTTAGCCACACTTGGCTTTGGTGCCATAAGCAGCAAATGGCTTATGGCCTTTTGCTTTCTAGCAGAAAGGTGTGCCGGTTTTTAGATAGGTCGGACACACAAATTAATGTGCACTTCTCATTGAGAAAAACACGACTTCATGAGTTTCTGATTTATATGTTTCTTGGTCGGTCTGGCATGAGATAAAACTGCAACATTAAAGCATTTTGCGTGAGGAAAACATGAAACTTTTTCTCTTACTCTAATAACCAGCGCGACTCTCGAATTGTCACGCAAATGTGTAGGCCTGTCATCTGAAAACGCAGAAGGAGAAATCAAGAAACGGTCAGTGCTAATAAACTTCTCCTATCGTAGTTGAGAAACCTTTCAATTATAAAAACAGAGGAGATATGGCGTGACTTCTTTTATCATCCACAATTGTTAGTGGCTTCAACTTTCAGTCCACCCATCGTTCCCTGTTACGTGTGCAAGATCAGCACACCAAATGTGGGAACGTCATCTCTTGCCAAAGCAAAGCAAAGCACATCACATCGATGGCAGGATTAACAATGGTTTTGCGCCTCAGATTACTAATTAGGGAAATTTAAAATCATATTGACCTATCAATGATTGCGCGACAGGCAATCCGGTTATAGCATAACACGATAAGCGTAGCGACCGAAGGATTCGATTTTACAAGGTAAAGAAGGCCATATCTTGCACGGATTATAAGAAGAAAAAAGGCATTGCATACGTTATAGTGCTTTATGTTTAACTAAAGTCCAAAGCAGCATAATACACTTGCACGGCGATGCTTACTTCACTGGGGAAAAAGACTTTGAAGAAATGAAACCACCAAGTGTACGATAGATATCAGAAAATATCTGGTGGAAATACTATATGAAAACCAAACAAAATTGTATATATATAAATTCTTAAAATATAGTACAACCTCTATACACTAATATATGGCATTTTGCAGTTTAATttaaactgcaaaaacgtcttacattacttTATTGAGGGAGTAGGATGGATGTTGGTCTATGGACACTTGAATTTCAAATTCACAGTCAAATTCAACTCTGGTGTGGTTATTGATGGTGTTGGAAACACACTCAACCTGATCATGAATATCAATCATTGCATGCAATCGAAGGACAAGTACGAATTTAGTATGTGCAATTTGAATTCGCGGATATAAGATGAAGTACTTGATTAACAAAGTGAGGTCCAAATGACGCGTAGTACATGAGGTCATGTTGTCCCTCGTCTCTATGGCAAAGGGTAGCAATCTCTAAAACTCAATCAAACAAAACTCACACCCTAATTCAATACCCTAAGGGAGGTATTTAAGCGGGGTCAATGGGGGAATTCAGCCAACCCACGAAGGAGGGAGGGGTCGGATATGTTAAATGATAGGCTTGTAGAAATTATATAGGCTAGTATTTTGTGACATGTTGTCACGTACTGTACCTACACGTACATGTAATCTTGGGTGCGGCAGGTTGTTAGCTAGGATAAGTTTATCTTTGTATAGCTTGGAGTAGAGGCCAAGCCTAGTAACAACATGGGCATCTCATCTTGTAATCTGACATCTCTATATAAC
The sequence above is drawn from the Triticum aestivum cultivar Chinese Spring chromosome 7A, IWGSC CS RefSeq v2.1, whole genome shotgun sequence genome and encodes:
- the LOC123148338 gene encoding E3 ubiquitin-protein ligase RING1; translation: MAGLADEFFLGIDEDGPGSLGEPSYLSFSDAFEEEEHHFTHSDISPNFDIESQTLTPAPGSPFSFDSDHDLDLDLSLGLGRLSPSFLRMRSPSPARSPPFWDCLEEDLADDLADGLEWEEIADAADADAGDASVPGGGGGCGAGGGGGGGDADADVFGFLSEREILGVMEGIDSGEDESMFSDEPPFDFGDEGPELDDIFRSVGWEVLPVPLDEDEFEVLPGHMADVTVGGAPPAARAAVERLQVVAISGEEAAQGCAVCKDGIVQGELATWLPCAHFYHGACIGPWLAIRNSCPVCRYELPTDDPDYEQRRARRRSAGGSTAQLGTPMQM